The sequence below is a genomic window from Pseudomonas cannabina.
TCGGCGGGATCAATCAGGCTTATGCGTTCAGCAAGCGTTTCAGCGACACCTTCAGCGGCAAGGTCAAGCAGTTCAAACGTGCCAATCCCAAGGCTTACCGTATGCTGCGGCCGGTGCTGGCCGTCATCGTGCTGACATTGCTGGGTTACTGGCTGTTCAGCTGATACCTTGTTGTATCCGGTTGTTTGCCAGCATGGCGAACAACCGGTGTGCCTTTCTCGTTCATTTCCGTTACTCCAGACTGACATGCCGACTCAGCAGGGCACGCAGTGCCGCAGGTTTGACCGGCTTGGGCAGGTAATCGAGGCCTGCGGCATGCACCTGGGCAATCAGCTCGGGACGGCCATCGGCGCTGATCAGTACACCCGGTACGGGTTGGCCCAGGCGAGTGCGTAGCCAGGCCATCAGTTCAGTACCGGTTTCACCCTCATCCAGGTGGTAATCCACCAAGGCAATCTGCGGACGTATGCCGTTGTTCAGCAGCGCTTCGCATTCCTGACGGTTGCGCGCGGTCCAGACCTGACAACCCCAGCGCGACAACAGGCTGGTCATGCCGATCAGGATGCTGTCCTCATTGTCGATGCACAGTACCTGTGTTCCGTTCAGCGCCGGTCGGGCGATGTCTGTTTGGGTAACAGGGATCGGCGCCTGAGCTGCTGCCAGCGGCACCCGTACGCTGAACACGCTGCCTTTGCCGGTCCATGAACGCACCTGCAACGGGTGTTCGAGAATCCGGCACAAGCCATCGGCAATCGCCAGTCCCAGACCCAGGCCCTTCGCTGCGTGGGTTTTGTGGCTGTCGAGGCGTTTGAATTCCTCGAATATCACTTGGCGTTTATCTTCCGGAATACCCGGCCCCCGATCCCAGACCTCAAGGCTCAGGCTGTCGCCACACCGCCTGACGCCCAGCAAAATCGGGCCTTTGGCGTAGCGGAAAGCATTGGTCAGGAAGTTTTGCAGCACGCGGCGCAGCAGCTTGATATCACTGTCGACACGCAACGAGCTGCCTCTGACGCGAAAGCTCAGACCTTGCTCCTGAGCCAGTGCCTTGAACTCGGCGCCGAGGGTGTCAAACAGTGCGTTGAGCGGAAACGGCTGGCAGTCCGGGGTGATCTTGCCGTTTTCGAGACGGGAAATGTCAAGCAGGTCGCTGATCAGGTCTTCCGCCGATCGCAACGAGCTGTCCAGGTGCCGGACCAGTTGCTGAGCCTCATCGGAAAGGCTGTCTTGCTGATGGGAGAGGGCCGCGGAAAACAGCCGGGCAGCGTTCAGCGGCTGCATCAGGTCGTGACTGACGGCGGCAAGAAAGCGGGTTTTCGACTCGTTGGCGGTCTCGGCAATGCCCTTGGCTTCGGTCAGCGCCTGATTGAGTTGCGACAGCTCATGGGTGCGTGCGGTTACGCGTTGTTCCAGGCTTTCATTGACGCCCTTGAGGGCCTGCTCTGCCGCCCGAAACTCGGTAATGTCAGTGAAACTCATGACAAACCCGCCGCCCGGCATCGGGTTGCCGATCAGTTCGACCACCTGGCCGTTGGGAAACAGCCGCTCCGACGTGTGAGCGCGGCCCTGGCGCATCCAGTGCAGGCGTCGTGCAACGTGAACTTCCGCTTCGCCCGGCCCGCACAGCCCGCGCTCGGCGTTGTAGCGAATGATGTCGGCAATCGGCCGACCGACGCCGATCAAGCCTTCGGGATAATTGAACAGCTCAAGGTAGCGCCGATTCCAGGCCACCAGCCGCAATGACTGATCGACCACGCTGATGCCCTGGGTGATATTTTCGATGGCGCCTTGCAACAGTGCGCGGTTGAATTGCAGAACCTCGGACGCTTCATCGGCGATACGCACCACGTCTTCAAGTTGCATGTCGCGGCCTTCGATAGCGGCCTTGACCACCGCCCGCGTCGACGACGTGCCCAGCACGCCTGCCAGCAGTCGCTCGGTGTGGGCGATCCATTCGCTGTCGGCGTTCTGGCTGGGGTTGAAGCTCTTGCCCTGTCGTTCGGCGAAGCGCACGAAGCTCTGCCGGGCGCGATCTTCGCCGACAAAGCGCGCTGAAAGGCTTAGCAGGTCTTCGATCTGCACCGCCAATAGTGGACGAGTGTAATCACGCTCCTGAGTGATCTGACCGATGAAGCGACCGGCCTGCCAGTGCTCTGTCACCCGTGTACGCGAAAGCATCGACACCCAGGCGAACAGCGTGCAATTGCCGGCCATCGACAACACCACGCCTTGAGTCATGGGCGATATAGGTAGGTCGAGCGGGTTGCTGTGCAGCCATTCCAGCAGCGGGAACGTACTGAGCGACCAACCCATGCTGTGCGCAGCGACCGGCAGCACCAAGGTGTAGAACCAGATGAAGATCCCGGCTGCGAGACCCGCGAATACGCCCCGGCGATTGGCCTGTTTCCAGTACAGGGCGCCGAACATCGCAGGCGCCAGCTGGGTGATTGCGGCGAAGGCGATCTGGCCGATGGTGGCCAGGCTGGCCGTCGAGCCCAGCATCCGGTAGCTGACATAGGCCAGTAGCAGGATCATCACGATACTGACGCGCCGGACCGTCAACATCCAGTGACGAAACGCTTCGAACGGCCGTTCGGTATTCTTTCGACGCAGCAGCCAGGGCAGCAGCATGTCGTTGGAAATCATGGTCGACAGCGCCACGCAGGCAACGATCACCATGCCGGTCGCCGCCGACGCGCCGCCGATAAACGCCAGCAACGCCAGCGACGGGTGGGCATGGGCCAGCGGCAGGCTGATCACGAACGAGTCGGGCATGATTGAACCCGGCAGCAGCATTTGCCCAGCCAGCGCAATCGGCACCACAAACAAAGCCGCCAGCGCCAGATAGGCCGGGAACACCCATTTAGCGAGGTTCAGGTCCTGCGGCTCGATGTTTTCCACCACAGTGACGTGAAACTGCCGGGGCAGACAGACAATCGCCATCATTGCCACGCCGGTCTGCACGAACATCGACGGCCAGTTGATGGTGTCTTGCCAGTACTCCTCCAGCCGCGGAGCGAGTTTTGCCTGATTGAACAGGTCATCGAAGCCGTCATACAGGCCGAAAGTGACGAACACACCGACCGCCATGAACGCGAACAGCTTGACCAGCGCTTCGAAGGCTATGGCCAGTACCATGCCGCGATGGTGTTCGGTGACGTCCAGGTTGCGTGCGCCGAAAACAATGGTGAACAGCGCGAGGATCAGCGAGACCACCAGCGCGGTGTCCTGAGCGCGAGTACCGGTCGAGTCCGCCACCGCGCCGATCAGGATGTTCACGCCCAGCACAATGCCTTTCAGTTGCAACGCGATATACGGCAGCATGCCGATCAGACAGATCAGCGCCACCATCACCGCGAGGGATTGAGACTTGCCATAGCGCGCCGCGATGAAGTCGGCAAT
It includes:
- a CDS encoding hybrid sensor histidine kinase/response regulator — translated: MSLSSGLIAAVALSYMAIMFAIAFYGDRYSASLRPTMRAWVYSLSLAVYCTSWTFFGAVGQAAEQLWSFLPIYLGPIVLMVLAPWVLQKMVLISKQENITSIADFIAARYGKSQSLAVMVALICLIGMLPYIALQLKGIVLGVNILIGAVADSTGTRAQDTALVVSLILALFTIVFGARNLDVTEHHRGMVLAIAFEALVKLFAFMAVGVFVTFGLYDGFDDLFNQAKLAPRLEEYWQDTINWPSMFVQTGVAMMAIVCLPRQFHVTVVENIEPQDLNLAKWVFPAYLALAALFVVPIALAGQMLLPGSIMPDSFVISLPLAHAHPSLALLAFIGGASAATGMVIVACVALSTMISNDMLLPWLLRRKNTERPFEAFRHWMLTVRRVSIVMILLLAYVSYRMLGSTASLATIGQIAFAAITQLAPAMFGALYWKQANRRGVFAGLAAGIFIWFYTLVLPVAAHSMGWSLSTFPLLEWLHSNPLDLPISPMTQGVVLSMAGNCTLFAWVSMLSRTRVTEHWQAGRFIGQITQERDYTRPLLAVQIEDLLSLSARFVGEDRARQSFVRFAERQGKSFNPSQNADSEWIAHTERLLAGVLGTSSTRAVVKAAIEGRDMQLEDVVRIADEASEVLQFNRALLQGAIENITQGISVVDQSLRLVAWNRRYLELFNYPEGLIGVGRPIADIIRYNAERGLCGPGEAEVHVARRLHWMRQGRAHTSERLFPNGQVVELIGNPMPGGGFVMSFTDITEFRAAEQALKGVNESLEQRVTARTHELSQLNQALTEAKGIAETANESKTRFLAAVSHDLMQPLNAARLFSAALSHQQDSLSDEAQQLVRHLDSSLRSAEDLISDLLDISRLENGKITPDCQPFPLNALFDTLGAEFKALAQEQGLSFRVRGSSLRVDSDIKLLRRVLQNFLTNAFRYAKGPILLGVRRCGDSLSLEVWDRGPGIPEDKRQVIFEEFKRLDSHKTHAAKGLGLGLAIADGLCRILEHPLQVRSWTGKGSVFSVRVPLAAAQAPIPVTQTDIARPALNGTQVLCIDNEDSILIGMTSLLSRWGCQVWTARNRQECEALLNNGIRPQIALVDYHLDEGETGTELMAWLRTRLGQPVPGVLISADGRPELIAQVHAAGLDYLPKPVKPAALRALLSRHVSLE